In one Takifugu flavidus isolate HTHZ2018 chromosome 9, ASM371156v2, whole genome shotgun sequence genomic region, the following are encoded:
- the hs3st1 gene encoding heparan sulfate glucosamine 3-O-sulfotransferase 1 has protein sequence MAALLFGLLLFAIQSPPVPSRPVADDGATPPPTLPSPPSTGHPNGTLQQLPQIIIIGVRKGGTRALIEMLSLHSAVAAAQNEVHFFDWESHFQKGLSWYLSQMPYSFPDQLTVEKTPAYFTSSKVPKRIHQMNPDIKLLLILRDPTERVLSDYTQVFYNRLQKHKHYQPIESVLVKDGKINLEYKALNRSMYYVHMQNWLKYFPQDSIHIVDGDELIRDPFPEMKKVERFLKLEPQINASNFYFNKTKGFYCLRDHGQERCLHDSKGRAHPHVAPAILQKLYQFFHEPNKKFFELVGRTFNWK, from the coding sequence ATGGCAGCCTTGCTCTTcgggctgctgctctttgcaaTCCAGTCTCCCCCGGTCCCCTCCAGGCCCGTGGCTGACGACGGAGCAACACCCCCCCCTACCTTGCCGTCACCCCCGTCCACCGGCCACCCAAATGGGACcctccagcagcttcctcaGATTATTATCATCGGCGTGAGAAAGGGGGGGACGCGGGCGCTGATAGAGATGCTCAGTTTGCACAGCGCGGTAGCGGCAGCTCAGAACGAGGTGCACTTCTTCGACTGGGAGAGTCATTTTCAGAAGGGCTTGTCTTGGTACCTCAGCCAGATGCCTTACTCCTTCCCGGACCAGCTGACGGTCGAAAAGACGCCGGCCTACTTCACCTCCAGCAAGGTCCCCAAACGCATCCATCAGATGAACCCTGACATCAAGCTGTTGCTCATCCTCAGAGACCCCACAGAGCGGGTGCTGTCTGACTACACCCAGGTCTTTTACAACCGCCTCCAGAAGCACAAGCACTACCAGCCCATCGAGTCCGTTCTGGTGAAGGACGGCAAGATCAACCTGGAATACAAGGCGCTTAACCGAAGCATGTACTACGTCCACATGCAGAACTGGCTCAAGTACTTCCCCCAGGACAGCATCCACATCGTGGACGGGGACGAGCTGATCAGAGACCCGTTTCCAGAGATGAAAAAGGTGGAACGGTTCTTGAAGCTTGAGCCCCAGATTAACGCTTCAAATTTTTActtcaacaaaacaaaaggatTCTACTGTCTGAGAGACCACGGGCAAGAGCGGTGTTTACATGACTCCAAGGGTAGAGCCCACCCACACGTGGCCCCCGCCATCCTTCAGAAACTCTACCAGTTCTTTCACGAGCCCAACAAGAAGTTCTTTGAGCTGGTGGGTCGAACCTTCAATTGGAAATGA